A single window of Bradyrhizobium daqingense DNA harbors:
- a CDS encoding EAL domain-containing protein, with protein MFRVFSCLTVEHDWRLVPLAGLVCFVASIVAVSIFHRAIAARSRTRSIWIAIAGAAIGYGIWATHFVAMLAYEPGVTTGYDIVLTALSLTTAMLLTSGGFAIAVGDYGPWRAGAGGVIIGGGIASMHYLGMWALEVPGRVAWSLDLVLVSILLGMCFGYAALSVAIKHRTYRGTLAAAVLLTLAIVSHHFTAMGAVQIMPDPTRATGALSLSPAVLALAIAGVALSVLGMSLIGVLADRRLASRTAKFEEIISQLSDARRQLEGSQQELQEQTLRLDTAINHMVEGLCMFDADKRLVICNERYANLYRLPPELLRAGTSHCEIIRHRVTSGTLKGDTSDIAAEQLIAKLDALSVDTVSSRVDEFADGRLICVTRQPMAGGGWVATHLDVTEQRLSEAKITYMAQHDALTELPNRVLLRARLDQALANTRNGDLHLAVLMLDLDRFKEVNDTLGHPAGDALLRAVATRLRECGRDMTLIARLGGDEFAVVDYVTDPIVEATCLAETIKASLCEPFDLGDHQVTVGASIGIAIAPCDGADSDLILKSADLALYAAKGGGRGAFRFFEPELDHLMHVRRNLEKDMRKALARGEFELHFQPIVRVEGGRTSGYEALLRWHHPERGMVLPGEFIPLAEETGLILPIGEWVLRAACAEAAKWPSDLTIAINLSPAQFRSKELVSIIVGALATSGIEPHRLELEVTETVIMHDSEAVFAALGQLRELGVRIALDDFGTGYSSLSFLQKFPFDKVKIDRSFVSELASKREEARRIARAVVAFAVSLGKMTTAEGVETAEQLAILREEGCVEAQGYYFSRPMQASSIAQQAQRKAEAAVCAA; from the coding sequence ATGTTCCGCGTTTTTTCCTGCCTTACTGTCGAGCACGATTGGCGGCTCGTGCCGCTCGCTGGCCTGGTCTGCTTCGTCGCGAGTATTGTCGCGGTCAGCATCTTCCATCGCGCCATCGCGGCGCGCTCAAGGACGCGGTCGATCTGGATCGCGATTGCTGGCGCTGCCATCGGATATGGAATCTGGGCGACGCATTTCGTCGCCATGCTCGCCTACGAGCCCGGCGTGACAACCGGCTACGATATCGTGCTGACGGCGCTTTCGCTCACGACGGCTATGCTTCTGACGTCGGGCGGCTTCGCCATTGCGGTCGGCGATTACGGCCCGTGGCGCGCGGGCGCAGGCGGCGTCATCATCGGCGGCGGCATCGCCAGCATGCACTATCTCGGAATGTGGGCACTGGAAGTGCCGGGCCGCGTCGCCTGGTCGCTGGATCTCGTGCTGGTCTCGATCCTTCTCGGCATGTGCTTCGGCTATGCCGCCCTGTCCGTCGCGATCAAGCATCGGACCTATCGCGGAACGCTGGCGGCGGCAGTGCTGCTGACGCTTGCCATCGTGTCGCACCACTTCACGGCGATGGGTGCGGTGCAGATCATGCCCGATCCAACGCGTGCAACGGGCGCGCTGTCGCTGTCTCCGGCCGTGCTCGCACTTGCGATCGCAGGTGTCGCGCTGTCCGTGCTGGGGATGAGCCTGATCGGCGTGCTGGCCGATCGCCGCCTGGCCAGCAGAACCGCCAAGTTCGAGGAGATCATCAGCCAGCTTTCGGATGCAAGGCGGCAGCTCGAAGGTTCGCAGCAGGAATTGCAGGAGCAGACGCTGCGGCTGGATACGGCGATCAACCACATGGTCGAAGGCCTTTGCATGTTCGATGCCGATAAGCGGCTCGTCATATGCAACGAGCGCTACGCCAATCTGTATCGTCTGCCGCCGGAACTGCTGCGCGCAGGAACGTCGCACTGCGAGATCATCAGGCATCGTGTCACAAGCGGAACGCTCAAGGGCGACACCAGCGACATAGCCGCCGAACAGCTGATCGCGAAGCTGGACGCCCTGTCCGTCGATACGGTTTCGAGCCGGGTCGACGAGTTCGCTGATGGTCGGCTGATCTGCGTGACGAGACAGCCGATGGCTGGCGGTGGCTGGGTAGCCACGCATCTCGACGTCACCGAGCAGCGACTGTCCGAGGCCAAGATCACCTATATGGCGCAGCACGATGCACTGACGGAGCTGCCGAATCGCGTGCTGCTGAGGGCGCGTCTGGATCAGGCCCTTGCCAATACGCGCAATGGAGACCTCCATCTGGCGGTCCTCATGCTTGATCTCGATCGCTTCAAGGAGGTCAACGACACGCTTGGGCATCCAGCAGGCGACGCGCTGCTGCGCGCGGTCGCGACGCGCCTGCGCGAATGCGGCAGGGACATGACTTTGATCGCCCGTTTGGGCGGCGACGAGTTCGCCGTCGTGGATTACGTGACGGATCCGATCGTGGAGGCGACGTGTCTCGCGGAGACGATCAAGGCCTCACTCTGCGAGCCCTTCGACCTCGGCGATCATCAAGTCACGGTGGGAGCCAGCATCGGCATCGCCATTGCGCCCTGCGATGGCGCCGATTCCGACCTCATCCTCAAGAGCGCCGATCTCGCCCTCTATGCGGCAAAGGGCGGCGGACGCGGCGCATTCCGTTTCTTCGAGCCGGAGCTGGACCACCTCATGCATGTCCGCCGCAACCTGGAAAAGGATATGCGCAAAGCGCTGGCGCGAGGGGAATTCGAACTTCACTTCCAGCCGATCGTGCGTGTGGAAGGCGGACGAACCAGCGGCTATGAGGCGCTATTGCGGTGGCACCACCCCGAGCGCGGAATGGTCCTGCCCGGCGAGTTCATTCCGCTCGCGGAGGAAACCGGCTTGATCCTGCCCATCGGCGAATGGGTCTTGAGGGCAGCCTGCGCCGAGGCCGCCAAGTGGCCGTCCGATCTGACCATCGCAATCAACCTGTCGCCCGCTCAGTTCAGGAGCAAGGAGCTCGTTTCCATCATTGTCGGCGCCCTGGCGACGTCAGGGATCGAGCCGCACAGGCTCGAACTCGAGGTCACCGAGACGGTCATCATGCATGACAGCGAAGCGGTGTTCGCAGCACTCGGACAGCTGCGCGAGCTCGGCGTGCGAATTGCCCTAGACGATTTCGGCACGGGCTATTCGTCGCTGAGCTTCTTGCAGAAATTCCCGTTCGACAAGGTCAAGATCGACCGCAGCTTCGTCAGCGAGCTCGCCAGCAAAAGGGAAGAGGCGCGTCGGATCGCCCGTGCCGTGGTGGCCTTCGCCGTCAGCCTCGGCAAGATGACGACCGCCGAAGGCGTCGAAACCGCCGAGCAGCTGGCCATTTTGCGTGAAGAGGGCTGCGTCGAGGCGCAGGGCTACTATTTCAGTCGGCCCATGCAGGCCTCCAGTATCGCGCAACAGGCGCAGCGGAAGGCTGAAGCCGCGGTGTGTGCTGCTTGA
- the panE gene encoding 2-dehydropantoate 2-reductase: protein MRILVVGAGAIGGYFGGRLLQAGRDVTFLVRPRRAGELASAGLVIKSPNGDVTLKNPPTLQADAIKDKFDVVLLSCKAFDLDDAITSFAAAVGPNTAILPMLNGMKHLDILDAKFGNERVLGGLCAIAATLNEQREVVQLQPMQSINYGERDGKLSDRAKAIDEAFRSGINGATASQNIMQDMWEKWVFLSSLAASTSLMRTSVGNILAAPGGRDFLLGMLDETSAIAAASGYPPGGPFFERVKGNLTAEGSPMTASMFRDIKAGLPVEADHVIGDLIARADAAKVPVPKLRIAYTHLKAYEKQRAG, encoded by the coding sequence ATGCGTATCCTCGTGGTCGGCGCCGGCGCCATCGGCGGCTATTTTGGTGGCAGGCTGTTGCAGGCCGGCCGCGACGTCACCTTCCTGGTCCGGCCGCGCCGCGCCGGCGAGCTGGCGAGCGCCGGCCTCGTCATCAAGAGCCCGAACGGCGATGTGACCTTGAAGAACCCGCCGACGCTTCAGGCCGACGCGATCAAGGACAAGTTCGACGTCGTGCTGCTCAGCTGCAAGGCGTTCGACCTCGACGACGCCATCACGTCGTTCGCAGCCGCGGTCGGGCCGAACACCGCGATCCTCCCCATGCTGAACGGCATGAAGCATCTCGACATCCTGGACGCCAAATTCGGCAACGAGCGCGTGCTGGGCGGGCTCTGCGCCATCGCCGCAACGCTCAACGAGCAGCGCGAGGTGGTGCAGTTGCAGCCGATGCAGTCGATCAATTACGGCGAACGCGATGGCAAGCTGTCCGACCGCGCCAAGGCCATCGACGAGGCCTTCAGGAGCGGCATCAATGGCGCCACCGCCAGCCAGAACATCATGCAGGACATGTGGGAGAAATGGGTCTTCCTGTCCTCGCTCGCGGCCAGCACCAGCCTGATGCGTACCTCGGTCGGCAACATCCTCGCGGCGCCCGGCGGCCGGGATTTCCTGCTGGGCATGCTGGACGAGACCAGCGCGATCGCAGCTGCGTCGGGCTATCCGCCGGGCGGACCGTTCTTCGAGCGGGTGAAGGGCAATCTGACCGCCGAGGGCTCGCCGATGACGGCGTCGATGTTCCGCGACATCAAAGCGGGCCTGCCGGTCGAAGCCGATCACGTCATCGGCGATCTCATCGCACGTGCGGACGCTGCCAAGGTGCCGGTGCCGAAGCTGCGCATCGCCTATACGCATCTGAAGGCGTATGAGAAGCAGCGGGCGGGGTAG
- a CDS encoding c-type cytochrome yields MRRQFSSYAIGALSLAAIASIPAQAADNAAIKEKASVCSGCHGENGISQTENIPSLAGQPDQFLQWQLVFFRAGSRKNDQMQPIVEGISNEDIRNFGAYFAQLTPPKGPEDDDPDLSKKGAQVAVGRRCASCHLDTYAGTKAVARLAGQREEYLVKALRDYKAGQRVGGGVAAMADVAYHMSEEEITAVSHYLAHLK; encoded by the coding sequence ATGCGCCGGCAGTTTTCTTCGTACGCAATCGGCGCGCTGTCGCTCGCCGCGATCGCATCCATCCCAGCCCAGGCCGCCGACAATGCCGCGATCAAGGAGAAGGCTTCCGTCTGTTCCGGCTGCCACGGCGAGAACGGCATCTCGCAGACCGAAAACATTCCCTCGCTGGCCGGCCAGCCCGATCAATTCCTGCAATGGCAGCTCGTGTTCTTCCGCGCCGGCTCGCGCAAGAACGACCAGATGCAGCCGATCGTTGAAGGGATCAGCAACGAGGACATCCGCAATTTCGGCGCTTACTTCGCGCAGCTGACGCCGCCGAAGGGCCCGGAGGACGACGACCCCGATCTGTCGAAGAAGGGCGCGCAGGTCGCCGTCGGTCGCCGCTGCGCATCGTGCCATCTGGACACTTATGCCGGCACCAAGGCGGTTGCACGGCTCGCGGGCCAGCGCGAGGAATATCTCGTCAAGGCGCTGCGCGACTACAAGGCGGGCCAGCGCGTGGGCGGCGGCGTCGCGGCGATGGCCGACGTCGCCTATCACATGAGCGAAGAGGAAATCACCGCCGTCTCGCACTATCTGGCGCATCTGAAGTAG
- a CDS encoding glutathione S-transferase family protein, with protein sequence MLTVHHLNNSRSQRVLWLLEELGVPYEIVRYQRQPDMRAPKELRAIHPLGKSPVITDNGNTIAESGAIIEYLIATYGNGRLIPPPNTPERLRYTYWLHYAEGSAMQPLLLKLLFTLMPKRAPALLRPLVRKVCNQALTALVNPQLKQHMDYWEGELAKSAWFAGNEFTAADIQMSFPLEAAQARGGLEQGHPKAMAFLERIHARPAYTRALEKGGPYQVGR encoded by the coding sequence ATGCTGACCGTTCATCACCTCAACAATTCCCGCTCGCAGCGCGTGCTGTGGCTGCTCGAGGAGTTGGGCGTGCCCTATGAGATCGTGCGCTATCAGCGCCAGCCGGACATGCGCGCACCGAAGGAGCTGCGTGCGATCCACCCGCTCGGCAAGTCGCCCGTCATCACCGACAACGGCAACACCATCGCCGAGTCGGGCGCGATCATCGAATATCTCATCGCAACTTACGGCAACGGCCGGCTGATCCCGCCGCCGAACACGCCGGAGCGGCTGCGCTACACCTACTGGCTGCACTATGCAGAAGGCTCGGCGATGCAGCCGCTGCTCCTCAAGCTGCTGTTTACGCTGATGCCGAAGCGCGCGCCGGCGCTGCTTCGGCCGCTGGTGCGCAAGGTTTGCAACCAGGCTCTCACGGCGTTGGTCAATCCGCAGCTCAAGCAGCACATGGACTATTGGGAAGGCGAGCTCGCGAAGAGCGCGTGGTTCGCCGGCAACGAGTTCACCGCCGCCGACATCCAGATGAGCTTTCCGTTGGAAGCAGCCCAGGCCCGCGGCGGGCTGGAACAGGGCCATCCCAAGGCAATGGCATTTCTTGAGCGCATCCACGCGCGCCCGGCCTATACCAGAGCGCTCGAAAAGGGCGGGCCGTATCAGGTGGGACGGTGA
- a CDS encoding PQQ-dependent sugar dehydrogenase, with the protein MTSMFHRSVLALAAVALLAGASSGHAQDKSKPLKKYDSSTKEFWTHPPDDWFLGDETEAQKGLAPPSGPPTGASDAELANIVKKIKLPAGFKIEVYASGVLAARQMAWGDKGTLFVGSFGLGNVYAIKDNNGKKEVKTVLKGLNMPTGLAFRDGALYVIAVDKLIRYDNAEANLDKLGDGKVVYDDMPSYAAHGWKYIAVDKEGWFFLPFGPPFNIGIPPTSVSQIRRVDPKTGNAEIWALGVRNSVGGDVDPRTGKLWFTENARDWISDDLPSDKLNMINRIGEHFGYPYCHQGNLPDDKFAMGHKCSEFTPPVLNLGAHVAPLGMKFYTGNQFPADYKNNILIAEHGSWNRHKYQGARIVRVIVGPDGKNPKREVFASGWLEGDQGYLGRPNDILLDKDGSILVADDWAGAIYRISYSKK; encoded by the coding sequence ATGACATCGATGTTCCATCGATCCGTGTTGGCGCTTGCAGCCGTGGCCCTTCTCGCAGGGGCCAGCTCTGGCCATGCGCAGGACAAGAGCAAGCCGCTGAAGAAGTACGACTCCAGCACCAAGGAGTTCTGGACCCATCCGCCGGACGACTGGTTCCTCGGCGACGAGACCGAGGCGCAAAAGGGCCTGGCGCCGCCCTCGGGCCCGCCGACCGGCGCTTCCGACGCCGAGCTCGCCAACATCGTCAAGAAGATCAAGCTGCCGGCGGGCTTCAAGATCGAGGTCTACGCCTCGGGCGTGCTGGCCGCGCGGCAGATGGCGTGGGGTGACAAGGGCACGCTGTTCGTCGGTTCGTTCGGCCTCGGCAACGTCTATGCCATCAAGGACAACAACGGAAAGAAGGAGGTCAAGACCGTCCTCAAGGGCCTCAACATGCCCACCGGTCTCGCCTTCAGGGACGGCGCGCTCTACGTCATCGCCGTCGACAAGCTGATCCGCTACGACAACGCCGAAGCCAACCTCGACAAGCTTGGCGATGGCAAGGTCGTCTATGACGACATGCCGTCCTACGCCGCGCATGGCTGGAAGTATATCGCGGTCGACAAGGAAGGCTGGTTCTTCCTGCCGTTCGGACCGCCCTTCAACATCGGCATTCCGCCGACCAGCGTGTCGCAGATCAGGCGCGTCGATCCCAAGACCGGCAACGCCGAAATCTGGGCGCTCGGCGTTCGCAACTCGGTCGGCGGCGATGTCGATCCGCGCACTGGCAAGCTCTGGTTCACCGAGAATGCCCGAGACTGGATCAGCGATGACCTGCCCTCGGACAAGCTGAACATGATCAACCGGATCGGCGAGCATTTCGGCTATCCCTACTGCCATCAGGGCAACCTGCCGGACGACAAGTTCGCCATGGGTCACAAATGCTCCGAGTTCACGCCGCCAGTGCTGAATCTCGGCGCGCATGTCGCTCCGCTCGGCATGAAGTTCTACACCGGCAACCAATTCCCTGCCGATTACAAGAACAACATCCTGATCGCCGAGCACGGCTCCTGGAATCGTCACAAGTACCAGGGCGCGCGCATCGTGCGCGTGATCGTCGGGCCCGACGGCAAGAATCCCAAGCGGGAGGTCTTCGCCTCCGGCTGGCTCGAAGGCGACCAAGGTTATCTCGGCCGTCCCAACGACATCCTGCTCGACAAGGACGGATCGATCCTCGTTGCCGACGACTGGGCCGGCGCGATCTATCGCATCAGCTACAGCAAGAAGTAA
- a CDS encoding DUF2239 family protein, translated as MAMISMHRTFTAFQGQRRLVSGAAGEVALIVKRVAPRPDGAIIIFEDATGRSIDFDLRGGDREVLARLATLVPPQVEESTPPSEPRGRGRPKLGVVAREVTLLPRHWEWLNAQAGGASVALRKLVDEARRASGDKDRERQARDAAYHFMSTMAGNLPQFEEASRALFADDRRRFTGLIADWPTDIRDHIVKLAYSDRA; from the coding sequence ATGGCAATGATTTCAATGCATAGAACATTCACCGCCTTCCAGGGACAGCGTCGCCTCGTGTCCGGGGCGGCCGGCGAGGTCGCGCTCATCGTCAAGCGGGTGGCGCCACGACCGGACGGGGCCATCATCATCTTCGAGGACGCCACGGGCCGATCGATCGATTTCGATCTGCGCGGCGGCGACCGCGAGGTGCTGGCGCGCCTGGCCACGCTTGTCCCGCCGCAGGTTGAAGAGAGCACGCCGCCGAGCGAGCCGCGCGGCCGCGGCCGGCCGAAGCTCGGCGTGGTCGCGCGCGAGGTGACCTTGCTGCCGCGGCACTGGGAGTGGCTCAACGCGCAGGCCGGCGGCGCCTCGGTGGCGCTGCGCAAGCTGGTCGACGAGGCCAGGCGCGCCAGCGGCGACAAGGACCGTGAGCGGCAGGCACGCGATGCGGCCTATCACTTCATGTCGACCATGGCCGGCAACTTGCCGCAGTTCGAGGAAGCCTCGCGCGCGCTGTTCGCAGACGACCGGCGGCGCTTCACCGGGCTGATCGCGGACTGGCCGACCGACATCCGCGATCACATCGTCAAGCTCGCCTACAGCGACCGCGCCTAG
- a CDS encoding LON peptidase substrate-binding domain-containing protein, with translation MPINIEYRGPADLPEIIPVFPLPGALLLPRGQMPLNIFEPRYLSMVDDSFRDGHRLIGMIQPDVAHSPKNSDKPALFRVGCVGRITQLAESGDGRYILELTGVSRFKVVEELEVLTAYRQCKVDFFAFVDDFTARMGEDQVDREALLAVLADFLKANNLKVDWEGVESAPNEALVNALAMMSPYGPAEKQAMLEAPDLKTRAEILIAVTEMDLAKKRTSGDPPLQ, from the coding sequence ATGCCGATCAACATCGAATATCGCGGGCCCGCCGACCTGCCGGAGATCATTCCGGTGTTTCCGCTGCCGGGCGCGCTGCTGCTGCCCCGCGGCCAGATGCCGCTCAACATCTTCGAGCCGCGCTATCTGTCGATGGTCGACGATTCCTTCCGCGATGGCCATCGCCTGATCGGCATGATCCAGCCGGATGTGGCGCACTCGCCGAAGAATTCCGACAAGCCGGCGCTGTTTCGCGTCGGCTGCGTCGGCCGTATCACCCAGCTCGCCGAATCCGGCGACGGCCGCTACATCCTCGAGCTCACCGGCGTCTCACGCTTCAAGGTGGTCGAGGAGCTCGAGGTCCTCACCGCCTACCGGCAATGCAAGGTGGATTTCTTCGCTTTCGTCGACGATTTCACTGCGCGCATGGGCGAAGACCAGGTCGACCGCGAGGCGCTGCTGGCGGTGCTGGCAGACTTCCTGAAAGCCAACAATCTCAAGGTCGACTGGGAGGGCGTCGAGAGTGCGCCCAACGAGGCGCTGGTTAACGCGCTGGCGATGATGTCGCCCTATGGCCCCGCCGAGAAGCAGGCCATGCTGGAAGCGCCCGACTTGAAGACCCGCGCCGAGATCCTGATCGCGGTCACCGAGATGGATCTCGCCAAGAAACGCACCAGCGGCGATCCGCCGCTGCAGTAA
- a CDS encoding 2-hydroxychromene-2-carboxylate isomerase — translation MTRTAPQFLFDFGSPNAYLSHLAIPAIEQRIGVRFEYVPILLGGIFKSTNNKSPAESLAGIKNKREFQQIETERFIKRFKVQPYVWNPHFPVNTLNLMRTAIAAQIEGVFEKYVEAAFHHMWREPKKMDDPEIAAKALASSGLDAQKLFARAQEPEVKGKLIKNTEEAVARGAFGSPTFFVGDEMFFGKEQLRDVEEMVSGK, via the coding sequence TTGACCCGCACCGCCCCGCAATTCCTGTTCGATTTCGGCAGCCCGAATGCCTATCTCAGCCATCTGGCGATCCCGGCAATCGAGCAGCGCATCGGCGTCAGGTTCGAGTATGTTCCAATCCTGCTCGGCGGCATCTTCAAATCCACCAACAACAAGTCGCCGGCCGAGTCGCTCGCCGGCATCAAGAACAAGCGCGAGTTCCAGCAGATCGAGACCGAACGCTTCATCAAGCGCTTCAAGGTTCAGCCCTATGTCTGGAACCCGCACTTCCCCGTCAACACGCTGAACCTGATGCGCACGGCGATCGCGGCGCAGATCGAGGGCGTATTCGAAAAATATGTCGAGGCCGCCTTCCATCACATGTGGCGCGAGCCCAAGAAGATGGACGATCCCGAGATCGCGGCTAAGGCGCTGGCGTCCTCCGGGCTCGATGCACAAAAGCTGTTCGCCCGCGCGCAGGAACCAGAGGTGAAGGGCAAGCTGATCAAGAACACCGAGGAAGCAGTGGCGCGCGGCGCCTTTGGCTCGCCGACCTTCTTCGTCGGTGACGAGATGTTCTTCGGCAAGGAGCAGCTCCGCGACGTCGAGGAGATGGTGTCGGGAAAGTGA
- a CDS encoding MFS transporter: MTTADPNQRIERAEIEDTSLLAFYRDMNMPERRTFWACAAGWALDGMDFMIYPLVIGTIIALWKVDAASAGLAGTVTLLASAIGGWLGGYLSDHIGRVRTLQITIIWFSFFSLVCAVVQNFDQLLIARALLGLGFGGEWAAGAVLMGEAIRPQYRGRAVGSVQSGWAVGWGLAVLSQAILFSALPAESAWRWMFVIGALPALLVFYIRRSVTEPEISAQARAKQAASGDRPALWEIFSGPILKTTILASLMATGCQGGYYAVTFWVPQFLTKERHLSIVGSTGYLATLIIGSFIGYLVGAWLADRIGRRNLFLIFSIGAMAVVLLYTQLPLTNEILWVLGFPLGFFASGYFSGIGAFLTELYPTRLRGSGQGFCYNFGRGIGALFPFLVGALSATTSLANAIAIFAVVAYAVFFIAAFALPETRGRVLHAD, from the coding sequence ATGACCACAGCCGATCCGAACCAGCGCATCGAGCGCGCGGAGATCGAGGACACCAGCCTTCTCGCATTCTATCGCGACATGAACATGCCGGAGCGCCGGACGTTCTGGGCCTGCGCGGCGGGCTGGGCGCTCGACGGCATGGATTTCATGATCTACCCGCTGGTGATCGGCACCATCATCGCGCTTTGGAAGGTCGACGCCGCCTCGGCCGGTCTCGCCGGCACCGTGACGCTGCTGGCCTCCGCCATCGGCGGCTGGCTCGGCGGCTATCTCTCCGACCATATCGGACGGGTGAGGACGCTGCAGATCACCATCATCTGGTTCTCGTTCTTCTCGCTGGTCTGTGCGGTCGTGCAGAATTTCGACCAGCTCCTGATCGCGCGCGCCTTGCTCGGCCTCGGCTTCGGCGGAGAGTGGGCCGCCGGCGCGGTGCTGATGGGCGAGGCGATCCGGCCGCAATATCGCGGGCGCGCCGTCGGATCGGTGCAGTCGGGCTGGGCCGTCGGCTGGGGCCTTGCGGTGCTGTCGCAGGCGATCCTGTTCTCGGCCTTGCCGGCGGAATCGGCGTGGCGCTGGATGTTCGTGATCGGCGCATTGCCGGCGCTGCTCGTATTCTACATCCGCCGCTCGGTCACCGAGCCGGAAATCTCCGCCCAGGCCCGCGCCAAGCAGGCCGCGAGCGGCGATCGTCCGGCGCTCTGGGAGATCTTCTCCGGCCCGATCCTGAAGACCACGATCCTGGCGTCGCTGATGGCGACGGGCTGCCAGGGCGGCTATTACGCCGTCACCTTCTGGGTGCCGCAGTTCCTGACCAAGGAGCGGCACCTGTCGATCGTCGGCTCGACCGGCTATCTCGCGACGCTGATCATCGGCTCGTTCATCGGCTATCTCGTCGGCGCCTGGCTCGCCGACCGGATCGGCCGGCGCAATCTGTTCCTGATCTTCTCGATCGGCGCCATGGCCGTCGTGCTGCTGTACACGCAGCTGCCGCTCACCAACGAGATCCTCTGGGTGCTCGGCTTCCCGCTCGGCTTCTTCGCCTCAGGCTATTTCTCGGGAATCGGCGCCTTCCTCACCGAGCTCTATCCGACGCGGCTGCGCGGCTCGGGCCAGGGCTTCTGCTATAATTTCGGCCGCGGAATCGGCGCGCTGTTTCCGTTCCTGGTTGGTGCTCTGTCAGCGACGACGTCCCTTGCGAACGCCATCGCGATCTTCGCCGTGGTCGCCTATGCGGTGTTCTTCATCGCGGCCTTCGCCCTGCCGGAGACGCGCGGGCGCGTGCTGCACGCGGATTGA
- the trxA gene encoding thioredoxin — translation MTIIDQGNGAAGPAAADLIKDTTTQSFMKDVIEESKRQPVLIDFWAEWCGPCKQLTPILEKAVKAAKGKVKLVKMNIDQHPAIPGQMGIQSIPAVIAFVNGQPADGFMGAVPESQLNAFIDKLTKGVTAPGEPNIAEILQEAEAVLAEGDPAAAAQIYAEVLQHDSTNIAALAGLAKCYAVSGAMEQAKQTLAMVPESKRNDPAVKAVQAAIDLAEQAEALGPVAELEQKVAANPLDHQARFDLATALNAQGNRAAATEQLLEIVKRDRKWNDDGARKQLVQFFEAWGGTDDATVEGRKRLSTILFS, via the coding sequence GTGACGATCATCGACCAGGGTAACGGAGCAGCGGGCCCGGCCGCCGCCGATCTGATCAAGGACACCACCACCCAGTCCTTCATGAAGGACGTCATCGAGGAATCGAAGCGCCAGCCGGTGCTGATCGACTTCTGGGCGGAGTGGTGCGGACCCTGCAAGCAGCTCACCCCGATCCTTGAAAAGGCGGTCAAGGCCGCCAAGGGCAAGGTCAAGCTGGTCAAGATGAACATCGATCAGCACCCGGCGATCCCGGGTCAGATGGGCATCCAGTCGATCCCGGCCGTCATTGCCTTCGTCAATGGCCAGCCGGCCGACGGCTTCATGGGCGCGGTGCCGGAGAGCCAGCTCAACGCCTTCATCGATAAGCTGACCAAGGGCGTGACCGCGCCGGGCGAGCCCAACATCGCCGAGATCCTGCAAGAGGCCGAGGCCGTGCTCGCCGAGGGCGATCCGGCTGCGGCAGCCCAGATCTATGCCGAGGTGCTGCAGCATGATTCGACCAATATCGCGGCGCTGGCAGGCCTTGCGAAGTGCTACGCCGTCTCCGGCGCGATGGAGCAGGCCAAGCAGACGCTCGCCATGGTGCCGGAATCCAAGCGCAACGACCCCGCGGTGAAAGCTGTGCAGGCCGCGATCGACCTTGCCGAGCAGGCGGAGGCGCTGGGGCCGGTGGCCGAGCTGGAACAGAAAGTCGCCGCAAACCCGCTCGATCATCAGGCCCGATTCGACCTTGCCACCGCGCTCAACGCGCAAGGCAACCGCGCCGCAGCCACCGAGCAGCTGCTCGAGATCGTCAAGCGCGACCGCAAGTGGAACGACGATGGCGCCCGCAAGCAGCTGGTGCAGTTCTTCGAGGCCTGGGGCGGCACCGATGATGCAACCGTCGAGGGACGCAAGCGTTTGTCGACCATCCTGTTTTCGTAG